In the Vicinamibacterales bacterium genome, ACGAACCCTCGATCGTCGCCATCAACAAGGTCAACGGCCGCATCGAGGCGGTCGGCAAGGACGCCAAGGAGATGCTGGGGCGCACCCCCGGCAACATCGTGGCGATCAAGCCGATGAAGGACGGCGTCATCGCCGACTTCGAAGTCACCGAGAAGATGCTCACCTA is a window encoding:
- a CDS encoding rod shape-determining protein; amino-acid sequence: MFSSDLAIDLGTANTCVYARGKGIVVNEPSIVAINKVNGRIEAVGKDAKEMLGRTPGNIVAIKPMKDGVIADFEVTEKMLT